GAACCGTTTTACCGGAACCCCGGCTCCGCCTCCTGCCTCGCGCCGGCTGCGCGGCAGTCCGGCGCCGAGCGGATCCGACGACAGCCAGCCTCCCCTGGTCTAACCCAGTGACGTGGGAGGAAGCGGTCGCGTTCGCGCTGTCGCTTCCCGACACGGAACTGGGCACGAGTTACGGGTCGCCGGCGGTGAAGGTTGCCTCGAACGGCCGCACCTTCCTCTTCCCCGGGCGGGAGCGCGACACTTGTTTCGGCATCGCCATGGACCTCGACCGGATCGAGATGCTCAAGGAAACCGAGCCCGACACCTACTGGCAAACGCCCCATTATGAAGGCTGGTCCGGCGTGCTCGTCCGCTACGACGCAACGGACGAGGAACGCGTGCGTGACACGATCCGCAGCTCGCGGGACTGGTCGGCCTCACTGCCCAAGACCCGCCCGCGCAAGCGCAAGTGAGGCCGTTTAGCCGCTATGTCGCGATCGATTGGTCGGGCGCGAAGGGCCGCCGGCATAAGGGGATCGCTGTTGCAGAGGCGCGCGGTGATGCCGCACCGCGGCTGGTCCGCGCCGGCCACGTCTGGTCGCGTGAAGAGGTGCTGCACTGGCTTGTACGCGAAGCGGCGCGAGAGCCAACCCTGTTCGGCTTCGACTTCAGCTTCGCGCCGCCGCTGATCGAACGCGGCGAATATTTGATCGGCGAGCCGGGCGTTCCAAGCACTGCGCGCGAGTTCTGGGCTTACGTCGACGCGAAATGCGACGACGAGGATCTCGGCGCCGCAAGCTTCCTCGAAATGGCACATCGAAAGCATTTCTACTTCGGCATCGCCGACGGCGCGAAGGCCGACTTCGTGCGCTTCCGCCAGTGCGACGCCCGGCTTAACGCCCAGGGCGGGCGGAAGACGGCGAGCGCCTATGACGCGATCGGCGCCGCACAGGTGGCTAAGGCGAGCTTCTCCGGCATGCGCTTCCTCCACGCGCTGAATGGTAAGGTCGCGATCTGGCCAATGGATTCCCTGCCCGATCACGGCAGCGCGGTCGTCGAGATCTATACCCGGATCTACCTGCGCCGCGCTGGGCTTAGTGGCGTCAAGCTGCGCAGCCGGGCCGATCTGAACCTAGCGCTGACGGGACTAGGAAGCCCGCCTGCTCGCTTACGGTTCGAGCCGAACGACCATCAAACCGACGCGCTGGTCACTGCCGCCGGCATGCGCGCGCTTGCACGTACCGAACCGCGGGCCTTCGACCCCCAGGGGCTAACTATGCAAATTGCGCAAACCGAAGGCTGGACCTTCGGCGTGCTTTGACCCAAATGCGCCCGATCGCCGTGGCGCGCCGGATTAGCTCAGTTGGTAGAGCAGCGGTTTTGTAAACCGAAGGTCGCGGGTTCGAATCCTGCATCCGGCACCACCTGCCGTTCATCATCGTAGACGGCTATTTCTCCGCAGGCGTTTCCGCATCGATGATGTCCGCCGCATCTCCGCCCGGCTGCACGGAGTCAGGCGTCACGATGATAGTCGTGCCCGGTCTAACGATTGTCGCGACCGCGCGCTTTAAGGCTTCGGGTGCGTGATAGCGCTGCCATTCCTGGGGTGGGACATGCTCGCTCGCCGGGGACCGCGATGACAATAACGAAACGCGAAGCCAGTGCTGCCCCTGCTCATCCACATTCCGCAACGTGTAGACCCAGCTGCCGGTCACGGGGCCATCGATGGTGACAGTTCCTGACCCGATCACGATGCCGTTCCGCAGGACGGTGGCGCGCTTGTCGGCGGCGCTGACGATGATCGAGACGGGCCCGTCTGCGGACCGTTCCGGAAACCATTCTACGGGAGCATTCGATGCCTTCGAACTCGGGGCTGACCGCAGGACGACCTCTGGCGTCGGTGCAATGCGGGGCGTCACGGGATGATCCGTGATGACCACCGTCATTCCAAGCCTGGTGGTCGCGAACAGCAGCTTGGCGAACGCGGCCGGCAAACGAATGCATCCATGGGACGCCGGATAGCCGGGCAACTTTCCCGCGTGAATCGACACGCCGCGCCAAGTGAGCCGCTGCATGTAGGGCATCGGAGCATTGTCGTAAGTTCGAGAGCGATGCTCGACCTGCTTTTCCAGGATGGTGAACACGCCTGTTGGCGTCTCGCGACCGGCGCTTCCCGTCGAAACCGTCGTTGCGGCGATTGGAACGCCGTTCCGGAACAAGATTCCTCGTTGCGTCGCGAGATTAATGATTAGCATCATCGGCCCTGCCGGGGCCGCTTCGGGTGCCCAAACGAACTGCCCCGCGCGCAGCTTCGCCACGGTACGCGCGACCGAACCCGTTCGCAGGTCTACCTGTTGCGCGGGTGCCGAAAAGCCGAGGATCAACGACAGCGCAGCCGTCAGGCGGATCAGGGTTTTCATCGAACGCATCGAGCGAGATTGTCAGGGCGCGCGTGTCTCGTCGCTAGGGAAAGGTCCTTAGGCCTCAGGAGAATTGCGTAAGGACGGACGTTATGGAGCTTGCAAAAAGGAATGCTGCGTTGGCGCGTCATCCGAGGGAAGAGGCATGGAAGAAAAAGCCGTGACAATTCTCGACCGAAACCGATTGATGGGGATTGCAACATTAAGGCCCGACGGCTGGCCGCAGGCCACGATGGTGAGCTACGCCAACGAAGGCCTGCTCCTCTATTTCATCATCTCGCGAGCAAGCCAAAAATACGCGAACATCGAACGGGACAGCCGCGTGGCGATAACCGTTGGGTCCGACGTCGACGACCCGGCCCAGATCAAGGCGTTGTCGATCGCGGCCAATGCGTCGGAAGTCCGCGATCCGAAACAGCGAGAACGTGCAATCGACCTTGTCCTCGCGCGGCGCCCGTCCCTCGCCAAGCTCCCTCGCCCGGATCTCAAACATTCCGCTGTCATGCGCGCTTACTGCAGCATCGTGACCGTCCTCGATTATTCGAAGGGCTTCGGCCACGCCGACCTGCTAACCGTCGGTCCAGGCGGCACCGAGATGACCCCGGCACGAGACGATGACTGGGGTTTCTTGGCAACGACGAGCTGAGGCGCCGTGCGGGTTAGAGCGGGGAAACTGGTTTGAGTCGTCTTCATGTCCATGACGAGCGCCACGCCTCCTCCCGGATTGGCTGGCTTCGCGCGGCGGTGCTTGGGGCGAATGACGGCATCGTGTCGACGTCGAGCCTGATCGTCGGTGTCGCGGCGTCCAACGCGACCCAATCGACCATCCTCGTCGCGGGCGTGGCAGCGGTTGTCGCCGGCGCATTGTCGATGGCCGCTGGCGAATATGTCTCGGTAAGCTCCCAGGCGGATACCGAGAAAGCCGACCTCGACCGCGAGAAGGGCGAATTGCTGAACCAACCGGAACGAGAGCGTGAGGAACTTACCCGGATTTACGTGGCACGCGGGGTGGAGAGAGAAACCGCGCAAGTCGTCGCCGACCAGATGATGGCCCACGACGCGCTGTCCGCACATGCCCGTGACGAACTTGGCCTATCCGAAACAATGACGGCGCGTCCCTTGCAGGCAGCCCTTGCTTCGGCGCTGACCTTCTCGGCCGGAGCCGCCGCCCCGCTCCTCGCCGTTCTTTTGCTGCCGCTGGCGATGGTCTTCGCAGGAGTGGCAGTCGTCTCGTTGGCTTGCTTGGCGGCGCTCGGCGCTCTGGGCGCGCGAGCCGGGGGCGCTCCACTTGGCCCGTCGGTGATGCGCGTGACCTTCTGGGGCGCACTGGCGATGGCGGTTACGGCAGGCGTCGGCCGATTATTCGGAACAGTTGCGGGGTAATCGCCAGCGGCCGCCAGCCTTGCGGAGGCTTCGGGACACCCTAGAGTTGGTCAATGAAACTCGGGGGAAATCATATGACGGTTCGCATGGCTATTGCGTGCTTCCTGGCCGCGACCGCGACTCCTCTTTCGGCGGCGCCTGACGCGGCGACACTGAAGCAGGTCGATACGATCTTCGCCGACTGGCAGCGCGCTTCGCATGTGCCCGGCTTGGTTTACGGCATTGTCGCCGACGCCCGCCTGATCACCGTTCGCGGTTTCGGCATTCAGGACACAGCGTCGAATAAGAGGGTCAACGCCGACAGCCTGTTTCGCATCGCGTCCATGTCGAAAGCCTTCACGGCGCTCGCGATCCTGAAGTTGCGCGACGAGGGGAAAATGTCGCTCGACGCGCCAGCCGAGAATTATGTGCCGGAGCTTAAGGGCTGGACCTATCCGACCGCCGACAGCCCGCGGATAACCGTCCGCAACCTCCTCACTCACAGTGCCGGGTTCGTGGAAGACAATCCGTGGGGCGACCGCCAGCAGGTGATGCCCGAGGCCGACTTCACGGCTTTGCTCAAAGCGGGCGTCGGGTTCGCACGCGCGCCCGGGGTAGCGATGGAATATTCGAACCTCGGCTACGCGATTCTCGGCCGCATCGTCAGCAACCTGTCGGGCATGGGCTACCAGGATTACATCCAGCGTCAGATCATGGCGCCGCTCGGCATGAGCTCTACCGGCTACGACATCTTCGCGTCGCCGAGTTCACGCCGCGCGATCGGCTATCGGTGGCAAGACAATCGCTGGGTGCGCGAGCCCGATATGAAGGACGGCGCGTTCGGTGCGATGGGCGGCGTGCAGACCAGCGCCAACGACTATGCCAAGTGGGTCGCATTCCTGCTCTCCGCATGGCCGCCGCGCGACGAAGCCGAAGCCGGACCTGTTCGCCGCTCCAGCGTGCGCGAGATCGTCACGGGCAACAATCTTATCGAAGCAGGAATGCGGGATCCGGCGATCGGGGGTGCACCGTGCCGGCAGGCGCGGGCCTATGCCATGGCTTGGAGGGTCACCGAAGACTGCGACCTTGGCCGCGTGGTCGGTCACTCCGGCGGCTACCCCGGCTACGGTTCTTATCTGATGCTTCTCCCCGACAAGCGCATCGGGATCTTCGCGTTTTCGAGCAAGACCTATGGCGGCGCGTCGCTTCCCGTCTGGCGGGCAGCACTGGCGTTGAAGCAAGCAGGCGCCTTGCCCGACCTAGCGACGCCGGTCTCGGCAGAGCTGGCGGCCGCTTATGCCGCGGCCAAGGCCGTCTGGCGCGCGCAGGACATCAATGCCGCTCCGCTCGCGAACAACGTGCTGATGGACCACGACCGCGCGGCCTGGGCGAAGATGATCGGTGACGTGAAAGCCGATGTCGGCGACTGCGCCGCGGATGAGCCCATTGCGCCGGTATCGGCGATGGAAGGCCGCTTCAAATGGACGTGCAGCCATGGCCGCGTCGAAGGCCGCGTTCAGCGCGCGCCCACGAGAGAGCTGGCCATACAAGCGCTCGAGTTCGCACCGGCTAAGCCCTGACCGCCTTGTTCGACTTCTCCTTTATGTGTGAGAAGCAGCCTCTCTTTCCTAGGCTTCCACCTCGACCCAGATCGGCGCGTGATCGCTCGTCTTTTCCCAACCGCGGGGGGTGCGGTCGACACCGGCACTTTTCAGCTTCTTGGCTAGGCTGGGGCTGAGGAGCGCGTGGTCGATGCGGATGCCCGCGTCGCGCTGGAACGAGTTCCGCCAATAGTGCCAGAAGGTGTAGATCCGCTCATCTGGATGGAGGTGGCGGATCGCATCGGTCCAACCTTGCGCCACGAGTTGCTCATACCTCTCGCGCGCTTCCGGCGCGAACAAGGCATCCTTCAGCCAACGCTCAGGCTTGTAGACGTCCCGATCGCTCGGAATGACGTTGAAGTCGCCGATGAGCACAGCCGGAACGCCGCTGCCAAGCAACCCGGCCGCATGTTCGTGCAGCCGGTCCATCCACTCGAGCTTGTAGTCGAACTTCGGGCCAGGTCGCGGATTGCCATTGGGGGCGTACATGTTGCCAACCAGTATCCCGCAAACCGCGGCCTCGAGATAACGGCTCTGTTCAAGCTTCGGATCGCTAGGCAGCGCCCGGCGGGTTTCGACCGGTTCGCCGACGCGGCTTAGCGTCGCAACGCCGTTCCAGCTTCGCTGCCCGTGCCAGATCGCGGAATAGCCGGCAGCTTCGATCGCCTCCCTTGGGAACACCTCGTCGGTGCACTTCAATTCTTGCAGGCAGGCGACGTCCGGCTGGAACTCTGCAAGCCATCGGGTCAGCACTGCCAGCCGCGAGTTGATCCCGTTGATATTGTAGCTCGCGATCCGCAGCCGGCGCTTCTTCGTCATCAGCAGTAGGAACACTCGGGGCGCGAAACAGTTCTCGGCACGTGCTTCGGATGGAATGAATCCGCGTCTCCGGAGCGATACCTGCAGCCAAGGCCGCGTGGATCTGCTCCGTCTATTCTGAGGTGATGACGCGATTCGCAGCATCGGGAGCATCGAGCCCCGACAGGCGCCCGCGCCTGCCGGGGCTCATCGTTTTGCCCGAGTCGCGTTGTTTTCCACCGAGTCTTGCACCGATTCGCCCACAGAAATGTCAGGCCGCTGACATATTTGGGCTGGAACAATCGCCGGCATCAGCTATTGTGTCTTTGTGCTTCCGGACTCGAAAGAGAAACGAAGCATGGAACCCCGGCAACTTCGGTTGCCGGGGTTTACTTTTATGGACCGTTTGCGATCGCCAGTGCCCTAGAGCGCGGCGGGATCGGCTTCCCCCAGCACAAGCTTCCGAGATCGATCCACGAGCGGGTATTTGTTGCCATTCGCGCAATTGAACAGCAGCACGCGTTCGTCGTGGCGGACAAGTCCGCGCTGGAGCGCTTGTCGCCAGCCGGCGAGGACCGCGCCGCCTTCGGGGCAGAACAGGAAACCGTCGTCGCGCGCGGCGTCGTCGACTGCCTGTAGAATGGCGCCTTCCGGTACGGCGATCGCCGCACCGCCGCTTTCACGGACCGCGCGCAGGATGAGGAAGTCTCCCACCGCCTTTGGAACGCGAATGCCCGTTGCGACGGTTGCTGCGTGTTCCCACCGTTCAGCGAACTCGTCCCCGCGTTCGAATGCCCGGACCATGGGCGCGCATCCCTCGGCCTGAATGGCATACATGCGCGGGCGCTTTGAGCGGATGAGGCCGGCCTTCTCCAGCTCGTCGAACGCTTTCCACATGCCGATCAGGCCAGTGCCGCCGCCAGTGGGATAGAAGATCGCGTCGGGCACCTCCCAGCCGAGCTGCTCGGCAAGCTCAAAGCCCATCACCTTCTTTCCTTCGAGGCGGTAGGGCTCCTTGAGCGTCGAGCAGTCGAACCACAGGCCCTCGGCCGCGCCCTTCCCGACCAACGCGCCGCATTCGTCGATCTGGCCGTCCGCGACGTAAACCCTCGCACCATAGGCGGCAGTCTCGGTGACGTTGATCTCCGGCGTTTCGGACGGGCAAATCACGACGGTCTCAATGCCGGCGCGTGCGCCGTAAGCGGCAAGGGCAGCGCCGGCATTGCCATTGGTCGGCATGCCGATCCGCTCGACTCCGAACTGCTTGGCCATCGTCACCGCCATCGCCAGCCCGCGAGCCTTGAACGACCCGGTCGGCAGTCGCCCCTCATCCTTGACGAGCAAAGTGCTTGCGCCGTCGCGCGCAGCGGTATTCGTCAACGCAATTATCGGCGTTTCCGGCTCGCCCAGGCTGACCGGCTCGCCGTCGTGCGGAAGAAGCTCTCGCCATTTCCACATGCCCGGCACGCGGTCCGCGACGCTCTGGCGCGTCAGTGTTCGCCGAGCCGCCGCAATATCATAGCGCACGAGCAGCGGCTTCCCCGCCTTGCTCAGATTGTGGACGCGACCGGCTTCATACCGCTCGCCGGTCAGCGAGCATTCGAGATGGGTGGCGTTCACTAGCAGTCCTTGTGATCGGCCGGGTGGTGGCGTTCGACTTGAATGGTGCAATGTTCGATGTGAAATCGGTCGTGCAGGATCCGGCGCACCGCGGCGAGCAGATCGTCCGGGTAATTCGCCTGTTCCGAAACGAGGTGCGCCGTAAGCGCGGTCTCGGTCGTGCTGATCGGCCAGATGTGGAGGTCGTGCACCGCGTCGACACCCTCGATCTCGCCGAGCGCGATCTCAACCTGATCGACGTCAATGCCCTCGGGAACGCCGGCCAGCGACATCCACACCGATTCCTTGAGAAGGCCGATGCTGCCCCACAGGATCACGATCGCGACCGCGAGGCTCATGATCGGGTCGACCCATTTCTGCCCGGTCCACAGGATCACAAGGCCAGCGAACACGACCGCGCCGGAAACAGCGGCATCGGCAGCCATATGCAGGAACGCCCCGCGGATGTTGATGTCATGGTGCCCGCGCGAGAACAGCAAGGCGGTGAGCCCGTTGATGAGGATGCCAACCGCAGCGACCGCCATGACCACGCCGCCCTCTGTCGCGGTGGGATGAAACAGACGCCGGATCGCCTCCGTGCCTATCGCGCCAACGGCGATCAGCAGGAAGAGCGAATTGACCAGCGCGGCGAGGATCGACGCCTTCTTGAGCCCATATGTGAACCGCGGCGATGAACCGGTCCGCGCCATCCGCCCGCCGGCCCAGGCGACCACCAGGCCGAGAACGTCGGAGAGGTTATGGCCGGCGTCGGCGAGCAGGGACATCGAGTTGGCGGCGAACCCGAAGACCGTCTCCAGCAACACGAACCCGACATTCAGTGCGATACCGATCGCGAAAGCCTTTGAGAAATCCGCCTGCGCGTCATGGTGGTGATGGTGAGAATGACCGCCGCTCATCGCGCGAGCCGTAGCCTAACGGTACGTCGGGACTCAAATGCAGTTGGTCGAAAGCTGGCGCCTGTTCACCAAGCGTCCACCTTGCGACAATGTATCATCGCCTTTATCCCCGCTTCGATTCCCCAATTTGCAGGTATTCCGTTTCCTTGAAGCTCATTTCTTACGTGGCGCTCGCCGCGGCTCTTCCGATTTACCCAGTGGCAGCCGAAAGCTATTTCGACGCGGGCCAGCCCACAGTGATCGGCGCAGATGCCGGCACGGGCGGCGCGTCAGCGCCGGAGCCTACCCCAGGCGACGCATCGAAGGCCCATCCCGATGAGGATCAATCCATTGTCGTGACAGGCGTTAGGCGACGTGCCGGGGACGTCCTCGGCGGCGTGTCCGTACTCGACAAGGAAGAACTGGCTCACGACCTGAAGCCGAGCCTCGGCGATACGCTGGCCGACATGCCCGGCGTCACCTCATCAAGTTTCGGTCCATCGTCGTCACGCCCGATCTTGCGCGGTTTTTCCGGGGAAGACGCAACCATTCTCATCGATGGTCTTGGCAGTCTCGACCTTTCAGCGTCTGACCCCGATCACGCCGTGACCATCAACCCGCTGACGGCGGAACGCATCGAGGTTCTGCGTGGCCCCGGTGCGCTGCTTTACGATTCGTCGGCGATTGCCGGCGTCGTGAACGTGATCGATAATCGAATTCCGCGTTCAGTGCCTACCGACGTCAATGTCGATCTCCTGCTGAATTATGGGACGGCAGCGAATGAGCGATCAGGCAATGCGGGCATCAATGTGCCGCTGGGCGCGCATTTCGTCGCTCATGCTGACGGCGCTTATTCCGAGTACGACGACCTGCACGTCGGCGGCTATCTGCTGTCAGCGCCGTTGCGGCGCGAGGCGCTTGCAAGTCCCGATCCGGAAATTCAGGCGCTCGCGGATCTGAAGGAGAAGCTTCCGAATACGGCAGGTCGCGTCGACGATGCCGCCGGAGGCATTGCGTATGTCGATGGAGATCTGAACATCGGCGTGTCCTACAACCACCACGACGCAAAGTACGGCGTTCCGATACGCTTTTCCCTGGATCCCTCGATCCAGCCCGAAGTGCCGACAATCGACGCACACCAGGACCGCGGAGATGTTCGCGCCAATGTGCCGATCGGCGGTTTCTTCAAGCTATTCGAATTCCGCGGTGCGCTCTCAAAATACCACCACGCCGAAATCGAAGAGGATGGCGTCGTTGGATCTCGCTTCTATTCGAACGGCGGCGAGCTGCGCGCTGACGTCGTGCAGACGGATCGCGACGGCTGGGGCGGCACCAGCGGCGTCCAGTTCCGGAGCCAGACCGCGCGGATTACCGGCGCGGAAAAATATCTTCCCGACAGCCGCAAGCAGACCCTCGGACTCTTCACGCTCCAGACCCTGGAGCATGGGCCAATCCGCTTCGAAGGCGGCCTGAGGGTCGACTTCGCGCGCCTTCATGCCGACCAGGACGAAACGCTCGCCGAGCAGGGAGAAGAGATCGGCGACGAGTTCGGCGAAGAGATCGATATCGGGGCTGCGCCCTTCTCGCGCAATTTCACCTCTGTTTCCGCATCGGTCGGCGCCAATTACCAGCTGGTTGGCGATTGGCGGCTGGGCTTGTCGCTGTCGCACTCCGAGCGTTCGCCGTCGATCGACGAGCTATTTTCGTTCGGCCCGCACGGAGGCAGTCAGCAATTCCTGCTTGGCAATCCCGACTTGAAGAAGCAGTCGAGCAACGGCGTTGACCTCAGCCTTCACAAAACGACAGGGCCGGTGCACTTCCAGGGCAGCGTCTATTACAGCCACTTTTCCAACTACCTCTTCCAGGCGCCCACCGATGAAATCGAGGATGGGCTGCCGGTCTATGAATATCGGGAGGGCAAGGCGGACTATTACGGCTTCGAGCTCGAGGCCGACGCGAAGCTCGGTAACGCACTAGGGATCGATTGGGGCGGCGAGATCACGACCGACGCGGTGCGCGCCAAGATCAAAAATTTCGGCAATGCGCCTGAGATCCCGCCTTTCCGGGTTCTTGCAGGTCTGACGGGCACGCGCGGCCAGTTCGATGGCAAGGTCGAGGTCGAACGCGTATCCAGCCAACACAAGGTTGCGCCCGACGAGACGACGACCCCCGGCTATACAATGGTGAATGCGTCACTCGACTGGCACCCTTTTTCCGCCAATCCGGACCTGACGCTTTCGCTCCAGGGCAACAATCTGTTCGACGTTGAGGCACGCCGCCACTCTAGCGATCTGAAGGACTATGCGCCGCTCGCCGGCCGCGACATTCGCGTGACAGCGCGCGTAGGCTTCTAGACAAAGAAAGAGGCGGTCCGGGAAGGGTGCCGGACCGCCTCTACTTGGCCAGTCGCTGGGGAAGACGACGGGCGCGGGGATTTAGATATCGATGCCGGCGGCGATCGCTTCGAGCTTACGGACGCGTTCGCGAAGATCCGCGATCTCGATCCGGCCCGTGGCCGGGGGAAGTCCGCGGTCGCTGGCAAACTGCGTCAGCTCCATCTTCTTGAGCTCGAGCCAGCCGTTCCAAGCCTTTAGCCCCGCGAAGCTTGCGCCGCCCAATCCGGCGATGACGCTGCCCGAGAGCACTCCGATCGTCAGCGGATCCATTACTTTTCCTCCTGCCGGAGCGCTTCGATCTCACGCGCCAGCTGATCGTTCTGCGTGTTGATGTGGTGATCGATCGCCATCAGGCGGCGGTCGGTTTCGTCGAGTTCGGTGCGCATCGCCTGTACGGTCGGCTTGCGCTTCACGACGTCTCCCATGCGGTCGAAATCGCTCATGCGAGCATCACCGACCATCGACTTCCTTTTCTGCAGGGCGAGGTAGATGCCCACCGCTGCATAGGCGATCAGCGCAAGGCTGATCGGAATGTGCGTCAGCAGCGGAACCGCGATCCAGGCGATCCTGATGAAAGTCGGGTCGATCCCGGTCCGTGCGCCGAGCGTCGAGCAGACGCCGGCGATCTTCGCGTCCTTGCTGTGGAGCGAGTAGGGATAAATCTTGCGGGCCATCATTCCCCTGACCTTTCTTACTGAACCCGCGCTTTAAGCGCGGCTTTCATCGCTTCCAGCTCGCGGTCGACGCTTTCCATCGCCTTGAGCTCGTGGATCTCATCTTCGAGACTGCTGATACCCAGCGCCTCGGCGCGGCCTTCCGCGAAGTCGGCGCGGCGCTCGAGGATCTCGAACTTGCTGAACGCATCCAGCGTCCTGCTGCCGTTCATGACCTCCCGCGCCTTCGCCCGGGTCACGGCGCTTTCGAACCGTGCCGCAATGGCGTTCTGGCGGGCGCGGGCTTCACGCAGCTTCGCCTGAAGCTTGGCGATGTCCGCTTCGTAGCCACGCAGCACCTGATCGATCTGGTCGACCTCGGTCTTGAGGCCTTCTGCCATGTCGGTGGCCTTCTCCTTTTCGAGCAGCGCCGCCTTGGCGAGGTCTTCGCGATCCTTGCTCAGTGCCAGCTCAGCCTTCGCAGTCCAGTCGGCCTGCATCTGGTCGAGCCGTCCGAGCGCCCGCCGCATCTCCTTGATGTCGGCGATCGACCGCGCCGCCGAAGCCCGAACCTCGACCAACGTCTCTTCCATCTCGAGGATGATCATGCGGATCATCTTCGAAGGATCTTCCGACCGGTCGAGGAGCTCCGTCATGTTCGCCGCGAAGATGTCACGAGCGCGGCTGAACACGGGACCGCTGAACCAGGCGGCGACGGGAGCGAGACGCTCGGTGGCCGCCTCTTCCACTTTCACCAGCCGCGGCGTGCGGATCGGAACATGGGCTTCAAGAACTTCGAGTTCAGGCATTGATGGAAACCTTTACGGGATTGGCATTGGCCTGGGCCGGGCCGACGGCGGCGCCGATCGCGACCGTGCTCATGAAGAGCGCCGCGGCGATGGCGACCAGGTTGCGAGTGAACTGCGACTGCGACGACATTGGTATCTCCCTTTTTCCGGCCGGCTTGTTGGTCCGTGCCGATGCAGACTACTATTCAAGGGCCGTGCCAATCCCGGAAAACTGGGAAAAACTTTGCTATGCGGGTCGCGGTGGCGCAATTTCCCAACCAAGACTTGGTGGGAATCACCAATCGTCGGTTGGGAACATTCGCCATGCTCGGATCGGAACATCGCTCCGCCCCGGGCGTCCTTACGGAAAGGTTATTCAGAGGGAGTTTGAGAGATGCTTGGCAAGCTTGCAGGCGCGTGGCTCGGAGAGAAGGTCGCTGGCCCCAACAGGGGCACCAAGGGCGCAATCATCGGATATGGCGCAGCCGCGCTCGCCCGACGCAGCGTGCCAGCGCTAGCGGCCGTGGCGCTTGGCGGCTGGGCTTTCAGGAAATTGCGTGACCGACG
This portion of the Sphingomonas limnosediminicola genome encodes:
- a CDS encoding TonB-dependent receptor; this encodes MKLISYVALAAALPIYPVAAESYFDAGQPTVIGADAGTGGASAPEPTPGDASKAHPDEDQSIVVTGVRRRAGDVLGGVSVLDKEELAHDLKPSLGDTLADMPGVTSSSFGPSSSRPILRGFSGEDATILIDGLGSLDLSASDPDHAVTINPLTAERIEVLRGPGALLYDSSAIAGVVNVIDNRIPRSVPTDVNVDLLLNYGTAANERSGNAGINVPLGAHFVAHADGAYSEYDDLHVGGYLLSAPLRREALASPDPEIQALADLKEKLPNTAGRVDDAAGGIAYVDGDLNIGVSYNHHDAKYGVPIRFSLDPSIQPEVPTIDAHQDRGDVRANVPIGGFFKLFEFRGALSKYHHAEIEEDGVVGSRFYSNGGELRADVVQTDRDGWGGTSGVQFRSQTARITGAEKYLPDSRKQTLGLFTLQTLEHGPIRFEGGLRVDFARLHADQDETLAEQGEEIGDEFGEEIDIGAAPFSRNFTSVSASVGANYQLVGDWRLGLSLSHSERSPSIDELFSFGPHGGSQQFLLGNPDLKKQSSNGVDLSLHKTTGPVHFQGSVYYSHFSNYLFQAPTDEIEDGLPVYEYREGKADYYGFELEADAKLGNALGIDWGGEITTDAVRAKIKNFGNAPEIPPFRVLAGLTGTRGQFDGKVEVERVSSQHKVAPDETTTPGYTMVNASLDWHPFSANPDLTLSLQGNNLFDVEARRHSSDLKDYAPLAGRDIRVTARVGF
- a CDS encoding PspC domain-containing protein, with amino-acid sequence MARKIYPYSLHSKDAKIAGVCSTLGARTGIDPTFIRIAWIAVPLLTHIPISLALIAYAAVGIYLALQKRKSMVGDARMSDFDRMGDVVKRKPTVQAMRTELDETDRRLMAIDHHINTQNDQLAREIEALRQEEK
- a CDS encoding PspA/IM30 family protein, which gives rise to MPELEVLEAHVPIRTPRLVKVEEAATERLAPVAAWFSGPVFSRARDIFAANMTELLDRSEDPSKMIRMIILEMEETLVEVRASAARSIADIKEMRRALGRLDQMQADWTAKAELALSKDREDLAKAALLEKEKATDMAEGLKTEVDQIDQVLRGYEADIAKLQAKLREARARQNAIAARFESAVTRAKAREVMNGSRTLDAFSKFEILERRADFAEGRAEALGISSLEDEIHELKAMESVDRELEAMKAALKARVQ